The DNA window CTTGTCGCCCACCGAGCCGTCCGCGTTCTGGATCGCGAACCAGAACTGGTGGTAACCGCTGTGACCTTCGTCGATGTCGAAGCTCTCGTCCCAGCAGAATGCCACCGCGATGCGCTTGGTGTTCACCGTGCCGCCGAAGAACTCGACGCCGTCATCGCTGTTGGCGAAGACCTCGACGCACTCGATCGTCGTGCCGCTGCCGACACCGCCGAGGGTCAGACCGTTGATCTCCTTGTTGGTCGCGAACTCGTAGCCACCCCAACGGATCGACACATACTTCAGGGCTCCGCTGTTGTCCGCTGCGTTGTTGCCACCGTAGAGCGTCGATTGCCCGAGCCCGGTCGGGAAACCTTCGATCTCGTTCTCGCTCTGCGCCACATTCGCGTCGTAGAAGTTGATCGGAGCGTTGCCGAGAATGATCACGCCGCCCCACAGGCTTGCGTCGAATTCCGGATCAAGCGGAAGCGTCAGCGGATCGCCGCCGAGGCCGTCGCGCTCCTCAAGAGCGGTGAAGACGATCGGTTGCTCGCAGGTGCCCTCGGCCCAGATCTTGGCGCCGCGGGTGATGACCAGCGAACCGAAGGTGCCGCCGACGGTGTCTTCCGTGCCGTAGATCTTGGTGCCAGGCTCAATGGTGAGCTCGGCATCGTTCGTCACGAAGATCGGCTTCTTCAGGATGTATTCGTTGTTACTCGTCCAAGTGGTATCGACCGTGATGTCTCCGGTGATCTCCACATCGGCGCCAAAACCGACGCATGGCGTCAGCAGAAGACTCGCGAGGAGCAGGTGTTTCTCTAGTTTCATGTGTTGAATCTCAGGTGGTTTGTCGACCCCGTTTCCGTGCGGCCGTCCAACCCCTCCTCAGTATTCAAACTTGAAAGAGAGGCTGAAGGACCGCCCCGGCTTGTATGACTCGTAAGCCAGACCGGTGCCGTCGAAGACCTCCCTATCGACCGAATCCAGCAGGTTCCCGCACTTAAGTTTGACGATTCCGACACCTTCCCAGAGGTCGAATCGTTTCTGGACGATCAGGTCGAGCAGATCGAAGGATTCACGACGAATCGCAGGGTCAACTTCGCTCAGGGGGACCCCCGTCAAGTAGGATCCAGTGAAGTTATAGACTAAGTTGGCCGACCACCCGGTGTCCGGATTGTCGTAGCCGAGATTCATGTTGAAGATGTGGTTCGGCTGCCCCTCGAAGGTGGTGCTGATCTGGTCGAAGACGGCACCCCGGCGCTGCGAGTAGACAAGGCTCGAGTCGATGTAGGTGAAGTTGGAGTTGATCGACCAATACTCAAGAAAGCGGTGGCCGATCTCGAACTCGACACCCTGCAATGAACCTTCCTCACCATTAACCCAGGTCCTACGGCCGAGCTCGTAGGCTTGGGCGATGGGATCCTTCATATCCTTGTGGAACAGACTGACGCCCACCGTCGTGGCGTCGCTCGGACGCCAACCGAAACTGAGGTCGTAGTTGTTGATTCGGGTGTCGGTCAGATCGGGATTCCCCTCGATCTCGTCCCCACTGGCCTGGTCCTCGGTGATGACCGGAGCGAACTCATAGAAAGTCGGCCGCGCCACGGTCTTCGACCACCCCAAAGTCACGGCAAACTGGTCGTCCCTTCCAAAGTCGCGTCGGAGCACGATCCCCGGCAACCAGTAGGCGGACTGTTCCGTGATCGGGAATGGATTGACTGCGAACGTGGGATTCAGACCGGGGAGAACCTGATAACTTCGCTCCTCGGTTTCATACCGGAAACCACCGACCAGATCCCAGCCGGCGATGCTGGCATTGCCCATGAAGTAGCCCGCTCCCAGATCCGTGGAAGCGTCGACATTCCGAACCGTCCGCCCCGAAGTGGACTGCTCCAGGAAAATCAACTTGTCGCTGCGGTTCGGATTGCCCGACCAGCCGTCAAATTTCAATGAGCCGTCCGGTTCAAACAGAGAATCGTAGGAGTTCAGGTAGTCGACGCCATACTGGCCTCCATCATCATTGAGAAGACTGCCATTCAAACCGTTACCCACACGATTGATGAAGAGGCGTCCGCGCACTTTGCGGTCACGATTGAAATGATTCAGGCCCGCGGAGAGGTTGAAAAAGTCATTCTCGCCCCTCGACCATACCGGGAACGTCAGGTCGATCCGCTCATTTCCCGCAACCTCGTTGGTCTCAAGACTTTCCCTGAAACTCTCGGTCTCAGGCGGACTCAGGTCGAAGACATCGGCTGCGGTGTAGATCGTTCCGAGACTTGGATTGTAGACGTCGCCCCTTTCGCTCTGGATGCGTGGATCCGCGAAGTCCAGCTGTGAGAAATACAGCGTCCGTGTGTTGGCTCGGTCCTCAACCGCCTTGCTCCGGGAGAATACCCAATCGACCTCGATCGGGCGATCCTCGTCCCCGAAAGCGTGTTCTCCTGCGATCTGATTGAGCGTGAGCGTTCGCTGAAGGGGAATCAGACTGTCGAACGACTGGTAAGCGTAAGCACCCGCTCCAAACGGGTTTTGGGAAGACGGGAGATACTCACCGAAGGTCGTGCGTTCATCGAGAACGTTTCGCCCTTGCTGCACGGTGTCCTCACCGCGGTGATTCTGGAAAAACGTGTAGGTGATCTGATGTCGGTCGCCCGCGCGCACGCCAAGACTTCCAAGCAACCCGTAGCCGGCATAGGCGGTATAGCGATTCTCCGATTGTGTCCGCTCCAGGCGGTCATCCGGAGTTCCGGGTTGACCATCCGGGCCATTGTTGAAGTAACGCCCGACCTGAACGTCTTCCCGCACCTCGTCTCCGGTAGCCCAGACACCTGAGGCTACGACTCCCACCTCAAGCCCATTGTCGAACTGGTAGGTGGTTCCAAATGCGGCAGACATGTCCTGACCGAGTTCCGGATCCCGCAGGACTGGTCGCATGCCTCCGCTCCGGTGCAGGCCGCTCCACGCATCGATCCCTTCCTGAGCCTCTGCAAACTGGGCTGGCGTCCGCGGAGGGCGTGTCGAGTCCCAGCCTTTGTCGAGGCCTCCGGAAGCCAAGGGAGCGACAGTCGGACCCAGTCCGTCGTTCGGCTTTCCAAGAAACCCCAGATCCCGACCGGGAAGCGCGTAGAAGCGCTCGCTGTCGAGGTTCTCGTTGTAGCCGGTTCCGTATTCGAATTCGACGAACGATTCTTCCGGGAACGCGAGAGTTTGGATGGCGACCAAACCTCCTGCAAACTCACCCGGATAGTTGGGCGTGAACGTCTTGTAGATATTGATCGATTCGAGGAGGTCACTCGGAAACAGATCAAGCTGCACGGCCTTCCGAGAGGGGTCCGCACTCGATATCAGCGCACCGTTCACCGTGGTGTTCGAGTAGCGGTCTCCGAGACCACGGACGACCGCATACTTTCCGCCGACAATGTTCGCACCCGCAATCTTGGAGACCGCTCCCGCCGCATCGCTCACTCCCGACTTGGTGAACTCGCTCTTATCCAGTCCGGAACCGATGTTCTTGCCCAGTTCCAGCTCAAGTTCGAAGTCCGCGCGTCCCGACTCGCGATACTCACCGACAATGGCCTCCTCGGGCAAAAGATACTCACCGTCACCCGCCTCTACGGCAGGCTTCAACCGCAACGCCAATCGGACCTCAGCTGGTGAGCCTGGACGCGGACTCGCCGCGACTTCAGCGCCATCGTATCCGATCTTCATCCCCTCGACGAGGTAGTCGCCGGAAGGGAGCCCATCGATCCGGAATCGACCTTGGGCATCGGTCTCGGCTTCACGCCCGGTACCCCGCACCGCGACGATCGCACCTGCAATCGGATCCAAGGTCGAAACGTCCGAGACCTCGCCGGAAATCACGCACTCACCGACTTGCTGCTCAATCGGCAGGGGTTCCCGAATCTCGGCTCCAGGACCGGGCTCAATCGGGGCCCCTCCCACACCACCTTCAGGAGCGACAGGATCAGCGGGCGTCCAGTCTTCCTCTTCCTCCGGTGTCGGCGGCGGCATCCCGACTTCACCCTCGGGAGGCGCGCTGTCCCGCACGGTCTCCTCTACTTCGGGTGAAGGACTCGTCGGATCGGCTCCCGTATCATCTGGGGTGTCTCCCGCTTCTTCGTTCGTTTCCTCAGAAGGTCCCGCAAGGATCCGCAAGAATGGCGAGTCATCCGAACCGTACCCCAGAAGCCCTCCTCCCAATTCGAAGATCACGGGAGTCACACCCGGATCCTCCAACCACTCAAGCCGGTCTGCCTTGAGCAACTCGGAAAGCTCCGGATCCGAAACGTGGCGTTGATCGCTCTTTGTGGGCAGCAGGTCCGCTGAGACCGAAGCCGAGGAAGCGGTCGGAAGTGCGGCAGCCGGGTGAAATGCCCAGACGGGATGGATCAACAATCCGGGAGCCGACGCGATCAGCAACGCGAGTGAGAACCACCTCCGCTCACCTTGAAATCCATTCAGCCCACACCCACTGAGAAACCGACGCGACACGCTAGACGCATATCGGATGACAAAGTCCAGCTTGGGCGACACAGGCATGAAGAACACGAGCGGAGAGCCAATATCCTCATGCTTCTTCCCAACGAAGAGACCCGCTGTGACGCTTCCGTCACCGTGGAAACAAGCTGACTCTACAAACTCTCAGCGCTTTCCCCTGAGGAACTGGACAGAGAACTTCAAGTCCATCAAGCACGCTCGCTTCGCCTTGGAGCCTGGATCCACCACAACAACGATCGTGACGTCCTCCCGGAATGCGGGAAGGTTGGAAACTTTAGGATTTCCGGTTAGGAACCATGAATCGAACCGAGAAATGAAGAAGAGCCGATACACGCCCGAACAGGTCGCCTACGCGTTGAAACAGGCCGAGAACGGAGCCAAAACGGTTGCCGGAAAATGGGTATCAGAGAAGCGAACCTCTACAACTGGAAGAAGAAGCATGCGGGGATGGGAGTCACCGAGTTGCGCGAGTTGAGCTAGCTCAAGCGGCCGGTGGCGGACCTAGGCCTGGATAAGCGTATTCTCGAAGAGGTGATCGCAAAAACGCTCAGAAGCCTGCACGTAAGCGCGAATTGGCCGAGTGGCTCAAGGCTGCCTATTCGATCAGTCCGAGTCGTGCGTGCAGGCTGTCGGGGTTGGTGCGATCGGGTTATTACCGGCGGCCGAAAGGCAATCCCTACAATCAAGTGCTTGCGAAGCGAATCCGGGAGATCTCGGCGATGCGCGTGCGCTTCGGCTTCCCGCGGTCTCAGAACAGGGGAAGTCTACACGGGAAACCGCACATCAACCACTCGGACCCGCGAACATTCGAAGAATCCTGCCCACTGTGCCCGTGGTCGACGGCCCAATTGAGGCTCCAGCTAGCTCCTACGCGTAACCAAGGGCCTTCAAACTCGGAGAAAGAACCTCAATCGC is part of the Haloferula helveola genome and encodes:
- a CDS encoding TonB-dependent receptor — encoded protein: MLIHPVWAFHPAAALPTASSASVSADLLPTKSDQRHVSDPELSELLKADRLEWLEDPGVTPVIFELGGGLLGYGSDDSPFLRILAGPSEETNEEAGDTPDDTGADPTSPSPEVEETVRDSAPPEGEVGMPPPTPEEEEDWTPADPVAPEGGVGGAPIEPGPGAEIREPLPIEQQVGECVISGEVSDVSTLDPIAGAIVAVRGTGREAETDAQGRFRIDGLPSGDYLVEGMKIGYDGAEVAASPRPGSPAEVRLALRLKPAVEAGDGEYLLPEEAIVGEYRESGRADFELELELGKNIGSGLDKSEFTKSGVSDAAGAVSKIAGANIVGGKYAVVRGLGDRYSNTTVNGALISSADPSRKAVQLDLFPSDLLESINIYKTFTPNYPGEFAGGLVAIQTLAFPEESFVEFEYGTGYNENLDSERFYALPGRDLGFLGKPNDGLGPTVAPLASGGLDKGWDSTRPPRTPAQFAEAQEGIDAWSGLHRSGGMRPVLRDPELGQDMSAAFGTTYQFDNGLEVGVVASGVWATGDEVREDVQVGRYFNNGPDGQPGTPDDRLERTQSENRYTAYAGYGLLGSLGVRAGDRHQITYTFFQNHRGEDTVQQGRNVLDERTTFGEYLPSSQNPFGAGAYAYQSFDSLIPLQRTLTLNQIAGEHAFGDEDRPIEVDWVFSRSKAVEDRANTRTLYFSQLDFADPRIQSERGDVYNPSLGTIYTAADVFDLSPPETESFRESLETNEVAGNERIDLTFPVWSRGENDFFNLSAGLNHFNRDRKVRGRLFINRVGNGLNGSLLNDDGGQYGVDYLNSYDSLFEPDGSLKFDGWSGNPNRSDKLIFLEQSTSGRTVRNVDASTDLGAGYFMGNASIAGWDLVGGFRYETEERSYQVLPGLNPTFAVNPFPITEQSAYWLPGIVLRRDFGRDDQFAVTLGWSKTVARPTFYEFAPVITEDQASGDEIEGNPDLTDTRINNYDLSFGWRPSDATTVGVSLFHKDMKDPIAQAYELGRRTWVNGEEGSLQGVEFEIGHRFLEYWSINSNFTYIDSSLVYSQRRGAVFDQISTTFEGQPNHIFNMNLGYDNPDTGWSANLVYNFTGSYLTGVPLSEVDPAIRRESFDLLDLIVQKRFDLWEGVGIVKLKCGNLLDSVDREVFDGTGLAYESYKPGRSFSLSFKFEY